The segment TGCATGGACCATGCTGGGGCTCGCTGCCAGGTTACAGGCTCCTGcgtgctctgctgcctgcagcgCTGCCTGCAATGCTGCCTGCATGCTGGGTGCTGCGGAGGCCTCACAGGGagggtgcagggagcagcttttGCTTTGGCTTGGgccagccaggctctggcaaAGGAATACACCACTGTGCAAGGATGAGGACCAGAGGGAGAGTGCACGTTTTGACTTTGCTGTGAGACACAGATTGGCCAGAGCCATTGTGGGGGAAGGTGAGAAGGCAGGTGGGGCTGCATATCCAGGAGTGTTTTCCACATGCTTTGTCCCTGTGATTCCAACCACCACGTGTTCTCAGACCCCAGTAAAGAGAAATGAGAGGTCAGGGAACTGCCTGGAGTCAATCCATGCTGCTCCATACCCTGTGCATGGAGCAGCCTTCTCTTGGGTCCTGCTGGAGCCACCAGCATGTGGTGACGGCCAGTGCCGGAGCCATGTTCCCTCTTTGTGTCAGACGGTCCCACAGACGTGGTCCTCTCCTGACCAGacatctgctctgctgatgTCTCCGGGCTCTTGCTTCCCTGGCACAAAGCCTTGCAGTATGTGGGGACGCCTCTGTGCGTGCCCCGGCTCCTCTCCCAGTCTCCTGATCCTAACAGTTTGCACGTGCCATCCAGATGccattgctgtgctgctgtcaccaccCCATTCCAGACCCCCTTTCCATCTTTTTTACCCCCTCCACCCAGAAAGGCCAGCACCAGGCCAGCAGCTGTGTTGTGCCCTCCTGCCATGCTCACAGGGTGTGTGGCATCTGCTCACTGTTGGGTGGGGGGAAGGAGTagggcagagagaggcaggagtGGGAGATCAGGGCGAGGGATAAAGCCAGGCCTATTTTTACACTGCAAAGTAATTACCAGAGCTTTCCAATCCTTAATCTGCTGAGAGCACCCTGGCGCGATTGGATCCTTCCCCAAGCCTGGCAACAATTCCCCCATCACACATCTCCTGCGTCAAAGCCCCGTAAACTCCCACACTTGGGCTCACACTGGGATACATGTGCTGCAAAGCTGGCAGCTCATCTGCCCCCCACTTCCAACAGCCCCTGGcccaggaacagggatggggaccctgGCTGGGACCCTGGTTTACAGCTGGGGGGATCTCACCGTCAAGCCAGTGGAGTGGGATGCAGCCTTGGCCacctggctcagctgctggctAGATTTGGGTCCCAGCACTTTGAACACACTAAATCCATGTTTTCCCCATCAGCTGCCTTCCAGGGGGTTTTGGTCGAGATTACTGGCCCACACAGCTCCCTCCAGCACCCATCCAGCTTGGCTTCCCCCTGGCACAGACAGGGTTTGGGGTGCGTCTTTCCCGACGGCGCGCAGGGCGGTTCTGGGTGGCAGTGCCAAGTCTCGGCTGCCTCCCTTTCCCGGCCTCTCCCTGTCCTGTTCCCGTGCCAGGGGGCTGCTGAAGAACCTGTTCCATAGCTCCCGCCATGGAGGAGGAAATGACAGGTGATGTTTGCGGGAACACCTTTCATCCTGGGGCTGAGGGACTGCTTTGCCTCTGCCTCTGTGTAGCTGGCTCCAGGGTAGAGCATGGGATCTCAACAGGTGAGGGCTCACCTTCCTCCACCCGCCCTGTGCCCACCAGCTCTCCAACACCTCACCCAGCCTGACTGGGCTGTTCAgccctgttccctggcaggaaAAGGGGCTTTTTGTGCTACAGTTCTTCCACTGTGGAGTTTGCAACACTTTTGCCAAGTATTTGGGACTAGCCCTCGATCCATCTGTCTCAGTGCACTGCAGCAGGCACAAAGTAAACTTGGAAGTGTACAGGATGCAGTGCCCCCACAAACGTGGCAGTTCTACACAAGAACCCAGTGCCAGGGATTCCTGGGTGAGCTGCCTTCAGGGTATCCTCAGGTGACCCCACCAGTGtcccttccccctgcctggcagggaccCGGTGCCCTGCCTGAGGCAATGGCCATAAAAGGCCCTGAAATGGAGAAGATGGGTTGGGGGGGTGGTGCGGGCTGCTTCTTCAGCCTGAATGGGATCTTCCCATCTGCCCACGCAGGTCACGCTTGCCAGGAAGTGGGAATGGGAGGCTGgatggaggagagcagctccagcagcgtGGAGCGGGTTCAGGAGGCTGGGGCACACTGTGCTCCCCTCCACCTCCCCCTGCTTCCCTAGGGGGCACGCTTGGACCACGGCCCGGGATGCCAGGGATCTGCATCGCCTCACACCAAGGGCCCAGGGGGATAAAGCTGCCTTTTCATCGGCACCTGAGCTGTGGGGCagtgggggctgggggtgaggggCACTCAGCGGGCTCCCCCGCTGGCCCCCCACTGCCTCTCCCCAGACAATGGCCACCCTTTGTTGGGGTTTTATGCGTCCGGCCCCTTTCCCCATGGCCCAGCTGGTGACATTTTACCACCTCCACATTCCCATGGGGATTCAAAGGGCACAGATGCACCGTGAAACCACAAAGCACAGCCTCCCCCCTCAGtgctccccctcccctgtgcctcagcatccccagggaagcagagccGGGTGCACATAGGGAATGCTTGCACTGGGAACCTTCCTTTGGAGCTATTTCAAGGGTGACCTGCCAGCCCTTGGGAGTTCCCTCCATCTTTCTGCCCTTTCCTTGTCATCAGttttccatccctgtcccaaGAGGGCTTGGCATGCCAGACCCCCACTGATGGGAGATGAAGGAAGGCAGCATAGGCACCATTTCCAGGCTGGTGACACTTGACCTTTTGGAGCTGGAGCCGTGTGGGTGGtacccacccctgccctggaggCGCCCGGCTGCCAGGGCaatgccaggcagggctggtggtggcAGACCCGGCATTGCCCTGGGCTCGTGGGTGTAGCCAGTTTGTGGGTGTAGCCAGGCTGTGCGATACACAGTGGCCTCTGTCCCTTCAAGAGAGGTCCCAGCATGCAGGTGTCCAGaccctgccccttccctcctgctcccagacTTCTGGGGCCTTTCCCTCAAGGATCTGGGCAAATAGCCCAGTTCCTCCCAACCAGTCATTGCCTCCGCAGAGACCTTGGGAAAACAGCCTGTAAACAGGCAGATGGAGAGCGTGAGTCACAGTGACCGAGAGGGAAATAAATGCAGGAGGGGAATTTGCAGCATGCACTGGGTCATGGGGATGAatccagcctctcccagggaTGGTGAGTGGCTGGCACGTAGGTGCTCTCCTGTGGAGCCAGCTGTCCCAGGAAGGGGTGTTTATCCCACTGTCGGGAATGTGTCCAGACAATGTGTCCAGACGAGCTGCAAAAACAGCTCCGGTCCTCTTCCCCCACCAAAAGCATTCCCTGATCCTTGCCACTTCTATCCCAAGGGATGAGCAGTCGCtgccctggaggcagcagcatttcagcacGCAGCACCCTGCCCGTAGAGCCATGCAGATAATTTCCCCGCTGAAAGTCACCCTGCCGTGGTTATTTTTGGCTGCCGGCGGGGCCAGAGGAGCTggctctctcccagctgctgcagcgcGTCCCGTTTGGAATTGCGTCTTGTGTGGTGGGTAGCGCTTGGGTGAGCAGGCTGCCTCCAGCATCCCGCTCCCTGCTGCCAAGTACCTGCAGCTCCCTCGCCCTGCGCAAAGCAAGAGTGCAATCTAGTGGCTAATcccactggggacactggtgaCGCTGGGGATTAACTTCTGCAAAAGCCTCTGGTGACACCGGGCGCCTCTCTGAGCGTCACCTCGACGTCCCAACTCGGGGACTGGTAGCACAGGGTGGTGACAGGTTTATCGAGGGTCCAAAAACGCTGTCCTTTTCCCTGGCCGCTCTTGAGTCTGGAGGGgcatccagggctgggagccacGGCAGTGTGTGCAGGGCCTGGAGTGTGTTTACC is part of the Serinus canaria isolate serCan28SL12 chromosome 9, serCan2020, whole genome shotgun sequence genome and harbors:
- the LOC115483979 gene encoding uncharacterized protein LOC115483979 codes for the protein MAGGHNTAAGLVLAFLGGGGKKDGKGVWNGVVTAAQQWHLDGTCKLLGSGDWERSRGTHRGVPTYCKALCQGSKSPETSAEQMSGQERTTSVGPSDTKREHGSGTGRHHMLVAPAGPKRRLLHAQGMEQHGLTPGSSLTSHFSLLGSENTWWLESQGQSMWKTLLDMQPHLPSHLPPQWLWPICVSQQSQNVHSPSGPHPCTVVYSFARAWLAQAKAKAAPCTLPVRPPQHPACRQHCRQRCRQQSTQEPVTWQRAPAWSMQPVQPCGLPPTPALPGKRLSCIQRLLDGGQQLPAPFQAVQTSG